A region of Reichenbachiella carrageenanivorans DNA encodes the following proteins:
- a CDS encoding NupC/NupG family nucleoside CNT transporter, translated as MKRTLRLLCLLFCLFGSVQAQSETTPEPVSIVVDSVEISAASDAALSSAETTSKAAKSNLLSSDGDQGSSASVWTVARGLLGMAVLVFIAWVFSSDRKAISWKVVGIGLFIQLTLALSILHVPFVRALFEVVGRIFTKILDFTKVGSEFLFRGFMDIDTYGFIFALQILPTVIFFSAITSVLFYLGIIQKVVYALAWLMTKAMKLSGAESLSVAGNIFLGQTEAPLMIKAYLDKMNKSEMLLVMTGGMATVAGGVLAAYIGFLGGDDPVQRLIFAKHLLAASIMAAPGAVVISKVLIPQTEDIEQKVEVTDLNVGSNLLDALSNGTTEGLKLALNIGAMLLVFFAFLAMINFGLGKIGALVGLNEVIASFTHGHYTVLSFEFILGYTFAPVMWLIGVAAEDVTLVGSLLGEKLIASEFVGYESLARLKGEGAFASSRSIIMSTYMLCGFANFASIGIQIGGIGGLAPTQRVLLSQLGLRALLGGTLASLMSATIVGMLI; from the coding sequence ATGAAGAGAACCCTTAGATTACTTTGTTTGTTATTTTGCTTGTTTGGAAGTGTACAAGCGCAATCGGAAACGACTCCAGAACCTGTCTCAATAGTCGTAGATTCAGTGGAGATAAGTGCTGCTTCGGACGCAGCGTTAAGTTCTGCAGAGACTACTTCAAAAGCCGCAAAGTCTAATTTGCTCTCATCCGACGGAGATCAAGGTTCATCTGCTAGCGTCTGGACAGTTGCCCGTGGACTGCTGGGCATGGCGGTGCTTGTTTTTATAGCTTGGGTGTTCAGTTCAGATCGAAAAGCCATCTCATGGAAAGTGGTAGGTATAGGTCTTTTTATTCAGCTGACACTTGCTTTGTCTATCCTGCATGTACCATTTGTACGAGCACTTTTCGAAGTGGTAGGCCGTATTTTTACCAAAATCCTTGATTTTACAAAAGTAGGGAGTGAATTTCTTTTCCGAGGCTTTATGGACATCGATACCTATGGATTCATATTTGCGCTTCAGATTTTGCCTACCGTTATTTTCTTTTCGGCCATCACCAGTGTACTATTTTATTTAGGGATTATTCAGAAGGTCGTTTACGCCTTGGCTTGGCTGATGACCAAAGCGATGAAGCTGAGTGGGGCGGAGAGTTTGAGCGTAGCAGGCAATATATTTTTGGGGCAGACGGAAGCGCCTTTGATGATCAAAGCCTATCTCGACAAAATGAATAAGTCTGAAATGTTGCTTGTGATGACAGGTGGAATGGCAACTGTAGCTGGTGGAGTTTTGGCAGCTTATATTGGTTTTTTAGGAGGCGACGATCCTGTGCAGCGATTGATTTTTGCAAAACATCTGTTGGCTGCGTCTATCATGGCTGCGCCAGGCGCGGTAGTGATTTCCAAAGTATTGATTCCACAAACAGAAGATATAGAGCAAAAAGTAGAAGTCACAGACTTGAATGTAGGGAGCAATTTGCTCGATGCCTTGTCTAATGGCACGACCGAAGGACTCAAACTGGCCTTGAATATAGGAGCGATGCTTTTGGTGTTTTTTGCTTTTTTGGCCATGATTAATTTTGGTTTGGGTAAAATAGGTGCACTAGTAGGGCTTAATGAAGTAATAGCCTCTTTTACTCATGGTCATTATACGGTATTGAGTTTTGAATTTATATTGGGATATACGTTTGCGCCAGTCATGTGGCTCATAGGTGTGGCAGCAGAAGATGTGACTCTCGTAGGAAGTCTACTAGGTGAGAAGTTGATCGCTAGTGAATTTGTAGGATACGAAAGTCTCGCTAGACTTAAGGGTGAGGGTGCATTTGCAAGTTCTCGCTCTATTATTATGTCCACTTATATGCTTTGTGGTTTTGCCAATTTTGCTTCTATAGGAATTCAAATAGGAGGCATAGGAGGACTGGCACCTACTCAGAGAGTTTTACTGTCTCAGTTAGGTTTA
- a CDS encoding FecR family protein, translating to MEEQLVKYFSGNLSPEEVRKIETWRRESDENASEFLECHRAWKLAQVPKENTGSALRAVMSKIDAKEETVNRAQHKSFLVYLKYAAIAVFAIGVAFGAIALVGGQPDQETVVAKENLEIIALPDGSVVTLSSHATLTYASAFDDKTRQVTLSGKAFFDIKRDESRPFIVETDQSKIEVLGTSFLVNTAGVNASTEVVVKTGRVAVSKRERGERNAVELVAGEVGRLRAEAPVFEKSNLEDLNYLAWKTKLMEFRKVNLKSVITTISDVYQVKITVSDENIYNCLMSAKFDQQPVEAVLEILSRTFDMQLSKVAENEYHLSGKGCIVLH from the coding sequence ATGGAAGAGCAGTTAGTGAAATATTTTTCTGGCAACCTTTCACCAGAAGAGGTGCGAAAAATTGAAACGTGGAGGAGAGAAAGTGATGAGAATGCTTCGGAGTTTTTGGAGTGTCATCGAGCTTGGAAGTTGGCACAAGTCCCAAAAGAAAATACAGGATCAGCACTGCGTGCTGTAATGAGTAAAATCGACGCCAAAGAGGAAACTGTAAATAGGGCTCAGCACAAGTCGTTTTTGGTCTATTTAAAATATGCAGCTATTGCAGTGTTTGCTATTGGAGTAGCCTTTGGGGCTATCGCTTTGGTAGGAGGGCAGCCTGATCAGGAAACGGTTGTAGCCAAAGAAAACCTGGAAATTATAGCATTGCCAGACGGTTCGGTCGTAACATTGAGTAGTCATGCTACTTTGACTTACGCGTCTGCTTTTGATGATAAGACTAGACAGGTGACCCTTTCGGGTAAGGCTTTTTTTGATATTAAGAGAGATGAATCAAGGCCATTTATTGTAGAGACAGATCAGTCTAAGATCGAAGTGTTGGGTACTTCGTTTTTAGTGAATACTGCAGGTGTTAATGCCAGTACTGAAGTGGTAGTAAAGACCGGAAGGGTGGCTGTGAGCAAGCGAGAAAGAGGGGAACGGAATGCTGTAGAGTTGGTCGCAGGTGAAGTAGGAAGATTGAGAGCAGAGGCTCCTGTATTCGAAAAGTCAAACCTAGAGGACCTTAATTATTTAGCATGGAAAACCAAATTGATGGAGTTTAGAAAGGTGAATTTAAAATCGGTAATCACCACAATCAGTGATGTGTATCAGGTGAAAATCACAGTGTCTGATGAAAATATTTACAATTGTTTGATGTCTGCAAAATTTGATCAGCAACCAGTTGAAGCAGTATTGGAAATCTTGAGTAGGACATTTGATATGCAGTTGTCGAAAGTAGCTGAAAACGAATATCATTTGTCAGGCAAAGGGTGTATTGTGCTTCATTAG